In the Arthrobacter sp. Soc17.1.1.1 genome, TGCGAGTAGATCGCCTTGCCGGAGATGCCGCGCAGCCCCTCCGTACCGGAGCCGGGCACGATGTGACCGGAACTGGCCGCCTCGGCGCCCTCCGCGACGCCCCAGTGCTGCACCGTCATCGCCCCGGTGCGCTCGCCCACCGTCCCCACGAACTGCTCGGACGCCACGTACCCGGCGCCGACGTCGTTGCCGGCCATGAGCAGCTCGGCCGTGCTGGTTCCGCTGATCTCGCCTTCGAACACCTTCGCGGCGCGCACCCTCGACAGCTCACCGGTGCTGCCGGGTTCGGTGTAGGGCTCGGCGTCCCACCCGGTGATCTCGAACTCGCCGGTGTACGTCGTCGTTCCTGTTTCAATCATCTGCTCAGTATCGCCGCTCCGCGCCCGTCCCGCATGCCCAGTGTCCTGCACGGCCCGCGGACGGGACCGGCGGAGCACGGGTCAGTGCAGCTGCCCGGGTTCCAGCGGACGGTAGCACTTGCGGAACAGGACCTTCGTGCTGCGGTCCACGAAGACGAGG is a window encoding:
- a CDS encoding DUF3224 domain-containing protein, with product MIETGTTTYTGEFEITGWDAEPYTEPGSTGELSRVRAAKVFEGEISGTSTAELLMAGNDVGAGYVASEQFVGTVGERTGAMTVQHWGVAEGAEAASSGHIVPGSGTEGLRGISGKAIYSQDPDGQHRLELRVSFPGDE